The Kosakonia sacchari SP1 genome includes a window with the following:
- a CDS encoding nitroreductase family protein: MDPFQQILKSTLARTDDAPPAIKPQALLEAELKPRIAHIAVDDFLSLAKARRTIYTLGKDLPIAEDEVVEIIKEAIRQAPSAFNSQSSRALILLGKEHDRFWEMVRDQLRKVIPAESFHATSDKLDGFAAAAGSVLFFEDQEVVTHMQRQYIAYADNFPVWSEQSSGIAQYAVWLALAEKSIGANLQHYNPLIDLDVRAAWQIPESWKLRAEMNFGSIVAAADEKSYIDDDKRFIVAR; this comes from the coding sequence ATGGATCCGTTTCAGCAAATATTAAAATCAACGCTCGCCCGCACCGATGACGCTCCACCGGCCATCAAGCCCCAGGCATTGCTGGAAGCGGAGTTAAAACCGAGGATTGCCCATATTGCAGTGGACGACTTCCTCTCGCTCGCCAAAGCGCGCAGAACCATTTATACCCTCGGCAAAGATTTACCCATCGCCGAAGATGAGGTGGTAGAAATCATTAAAGAGGCCATCCGCCAGGCGCCGTCGGCGTTTAACTCGCAAAGTTCGCGCGCGCTGATCCTGCTCGGTAAAGAGCACGATCGTTTCTGGGAGATGGTGCGCGATCAGTTGCGTAAAGTGATCCCGGCAGAGAGCTTTCACGCCACCTCTGATAAACTCGACGGTTTTGCCGCCGCCGCTGGTTCCGTGCTGTTTTTTGAAGATCAGGAAGTGGTCACTCACATGCAACGTCAGTACATCGCTTATGCCGATAATTTCCCCGTCTGGTCAGAACAGAGCAGCGGTATTGCCCAGTACGCGGTGTGGCTGGCGCTAGCGGAAAAGAGCATCGGCGCGAATCTGCAGCACTATAACCCGTTAATTGATCTCGATGTTCGCGCCGCGTGGCAGATCCCGGAAAGCTGGAAGCTGCGCGCAGAGATGAATTTTGGCTCGATTGTCGCCGCCGCTGATGAAAAGAGTTATATCGACGACGATAAGCGCTTTATCGTCGCGAGATAA
- a CDS encoding sensor domain-containing diguanylate cyclase has product MNNEKKRLDHREEDAKHLFELLHNNSDWVWEVDAQGRYTWSSDVVTELLGVPPSEVIGKTPFDFMPPGEAERVAGAFGAIVAQKRAFSGLVNRNQRADGSIVVLETSGIPLFDEQGELRGYRGIDRNISNLGERVLQLETIYETTPVALCMIDRHGRLVMSNKAMAKLLGEALETEDRFQRLMPDYWPFFLADFALADKGEALPSRELGWRDRCYDIQAVPVHDAMEMVVGLSVTWVDITERRQAEHKLASANKILQQYAQHDHLTGLFNRRYMDECLLSEISRALQDDFPLSVCLADIDYFKNYNDTQGHQAGDDCLRLVARTLTASPLRSGDNVSRYGGEEFLIILPGTNLMQAMNVAEDVRGNINALSVPHAASPTGFLTISIGVATLQAGQVHFGKPLHMIASGLIHRADTALYAAKKQGRNQVVSAWDSPLTSQGA; this is encoded by the coding sequence ATGAATAATGAAAAAAAACGGCTGGATCACCGGGAAGAAGATGCGAAACATCTCTTCGAATTGCTGCACAACAATTCTGACTGGGTGTGGGAAGTCGACGCGCAGGGACGCTATACGTGGTCTTCCGATGTCGTCACGGAATTGCTCGGCGTACCACCCAGCGAGGTGATTGGCAAAACCCCTTTTGATTTTATGCCGCCGGGCGAAGCTGAACGCGTGGCGGGCGCGTTTGGTGCCATTGTGGCGCAGAAGCGTGCGTTTTCTGGCCTGGTCAACCGTAATCAGCGCGCCGATGGCAGCATCGTGGTGCTGGAAACCAGCGGCATCCCACTGTTTGATGAGCAGGGCGAGCTGCGCGGTTATCGCGGCATTGATCGCAATATCTCCAACCTGGGCGAGCGGGTGCTGCAACTGGAGACCATTTACGAAACCACGCCGGTGGCGCTGTGCATGATTGATCGCCACGGGCGTCTGGTGATGTCCAACAAGGCGATGGCGAAATTGCTGGGTGAGGCGCTGGAAACGGAGGATCGCTTTCAGCGTTTAATGCCCGATTACTGGCCCTTTTTCCTGGCGGATTTCGCGCTGGCGGATAAGGGCGAGGCGCTGCCGTCTCGTGAGTTGGGCTGGCGCGATCGCTGTTACGATATTCAGGCGGTACCGGTACATGATGCCATGGAGATGGTGGTGGGGTTGTCGGTCACGTGGGTCGATATCACTGAACGTCGCCAGGCGGAGCACAAGCTCGCCAGCGCAAATAAAATATTACAACAGTACGCGCAACACGATCACCTGACCGGGTTGTTTAACCGGCGCTATATGGATGAGTGTCTGCTGAGCGAGATCTCCCGCGCCTTGCAGGATGATTTCCCGCTGTCGGTGTGTCTGGCGGATATCGACTATTTTAAAAACTACAACGATACCCAGGGACATCAGGCCGGGGACGATTGTCTGCGCCTGGTGGCCCGCACGCTCACCGCTTCCCCCTTGCGCAGCGGCGATAACGTCAGCCGTTACGGTGGTGAAGAGTTTCTGATTATCCTGCCGGGGACAAACCTGATGCAGGCGATGAATGTCGCCGAAGATGTGCGTGGCAATATCAACGCACTTAGTGTGCCGCACGCGGCCAGCCCGACCGGTTTTTTGACCATCAGCATCGGCGTGGCTACATTGCAGGCCGGGCAAGTGCACTTTGGTAAACCGCTGCATATGATTGCCAGCGGTCTTATTCACCGGGCCGATACGGCTCTGTATGCCGCGAAAAAACAGGGCCGCAACCAGGTGGTATCCGCGTGGGACAGCCCGTTAACGTCGCAGGGAGCCTGA
- a CDS encoding trans-sulfuration enzyme family protein, producing MKTLATQSVHSGAFNDQHGAVMPPIYATSTFAQPAPGQHTGYEYSRSGNPTRHALETAIAELEGGTRGYAFASGLASISTVLELLDKDSHLVAIDDVYGGTYRLIENVRRRSAGLQVSWVKPDDLAGLEAAIRPDTRMIWVETPTNPLLKLADLAAIAAIAKRHNILSVADNTFASPVIHRPLELGFDIVVHSATKYLNGHSDVVAGLAVVGDNPALAEKLGYLQNAVGGVLDPFSSFLTLRGIRTLSLRVERHSSNALALARWLEQQPQVEKVWFPWLESHPQYQLARRQMALPGGMISVVIKGDDARATDIINKLKLFTLAESLGGVESLVSQPFSMTHASIPLEQRLANGITPQLIRLSVGIEDEHDLIADWKNALA from the coding sequence ATGAAAACACTGGCAACGCAGAGCGTCCACAGCGGCGCATTCAACGACCAACACGGCGCGGTGATGCCGCCGATTTACGCCACCTCCACCTTCGCACAGCCTGCGCCGGGGCAACACACCGGCTACGAATATTCGCGCAGCGGCAACCCGACGCGCCATGCGCTGGAAACGGCGATTGCCGAACTGGAAGGCGGCACGCGCGGTTATGCATTTGCTTCCGGCCTCGCCAGCATCTCCACGGTGCTGGAACTGCTGGATAAAGACAGCCATCTGGTGGCGATTGATGATGTGTACGGCGGCACCTATCGCCTGATTGAAAATGTGCGTCGCCGCAGCGCCGGATTACAAGTGAGCTGGGTAAAACCAGACGATCTCGCTGGCCTCGAAGCCGCTATTCGTCCCGACACACGAATGATCTGGGTAGAAACGCCAACTAACCCGCTGCTGAAGCTGGCGGATCTGGCGGCGATTGCCGCTATCGCCAAACGTCACAATATTCTCAGCGTGGCGGATAACACTTTCGCGTCGCCGGTTATCCACCGCCCGCTGGAGTTAGGGTTTGATATCGTGGTGCACTCGGCCACGAAATACCTGAACGGGCACTCGGATGTAGTTGCCGGTTTGGCCGTGGTCGGTGATAACCCGGCACTGGCCGAAAAACTCGGTTATCTGCAAAACGCCGTCGGCGGGGTGCTCGATCCGTTCAGCAGTTTCCTCACGTTGCGCGGTATTCGCACACTTTCCCTGCGCGTGGAACGCCACAGCAGCAACGCGCTGGCCCTCGCCCGTTGGCTGGAACAGCAACCGCAGGTCGAGAAAGTGTGGTTCCCGTGGCTGGAATCGCACCCGCAATATCAGCTGGCGCGCAGGCAGATGGCGCTGCCGGGCGGCATGATTTCAGTGGTCATCAAAGGCGACGATGCGCGGGCGACAGATATTATCAATAAGCTGAAACTGTTTACGCTGGCGGAGAGCCTTGGCGGTGTGGAGAGCCTGGTCAGCCAGCCGTTTAGCATGACTCATGCGTCAATTCCGCTTGAACAGCGGCTGGCAAACGGCATCACACCGCAGTTGATCCGCCTGTCGGTGGGTATTGAAGATGAACACGATCTGATTGCCGACTGGAAAAACGCGCTGGCGTAA
- a CDS encoding pyridoxal-phosphate dependent enzyme — translation MSVFHSVTELIGQTPLLQLHKLASGPCELFLKLENQNPGGSIKDRVALSMINEAERRGLLAPGGTIIEATAGNTGLGLALIAAQKGYSLVLVVPDKMSREKIFHLRALGAKVVLTRSDVNKGHPAYYQDYARRLAQETPGAFYIDQFNNDANPLAHTSTTAPELFKQLDGNIDAIVVGVGSGGTLGGLQAWFAEHSPHTEFVLADPAGSILADQVEHGRYSTPGSWLVEGIGEDFIPPLAHIDGVRKAFRVTDREAFATARELLQQEGILAGSSTGTLLSAALRYCQAQTTPKRVVTFACDSGNKYLSKMFNDDWMRQQGLLSRPSSGDLTDFIALRHDEGATVTAAPEDSLAAVLARMRLYDISQLPVLENGQVVGIVDEWDLISHVRGDSARFALPVKAAMTRNVEILDKYAPESALYAIFDRGLVAVIADNGRFIGLITRSDVLTTWRNRLEQ, via the coding sequence ATGTCAGTCTTCCATTCAGTAACCGAATTGATCGGTCAAACACCGCTGTTGCAGTTACATAAACTGGCGAGCGGGCCATGCGAATTATTTCTCAAACTGGAAAACCAGAACCCTGGCGGCTCGATTAAAGACCGCGTCGCGCTGTCGATGATTAACGAAGCCGAACGCCGTGGTTTACTCGCCCCAGGCGGGACAATTATTGAAGCCACTGCCGGTAATACCGGTCTGGGATTAGCGCTGATCGCTGCGCAAAAGGGTTATTCACTGGTGCTGGTGGTGCCAGACAAAATGAGCCGCGAGAAGATTTTCCACTTGCGCGCACTGGGCGCAAAAGTGGTGCTCACCCGTTCAGACGTGAACAAAGGCCATCCGGCTTACTATCAGGATTACGCGCGCCGCCTGGCGCAAGAGACGCCGGGTGCGTTTTACATCGACCAGTTCAATAACGACGCCAACCCGCTGGCGCACACGTCGACGACCGCGCCCGAACTCTTTAAACAACTGGACGGCAACATCGACGCCATCGTCGTTGGCGTGGGTTCTGGCGGCACACTTGGCGGGCTGCAAGCCTGGTTTGCTGAGCACTCGCCGCACACCGAGTTTGTGCTGGCCGATCCCGCCGGTTCGATCCTCGCCGATCAGGTGGAGCATGGCCGCTACAGCACGCCCGGCTCCTGGCTGGTTGAAGGCATCGGTGAAGATTTTATTCCACCGCTGGCACACATCGACGGCGTGCGCAAAGCCTTCCGCGTGACCGATCGCGAAGCCTTCGCCACCGCCAGAGAATTGCTGCAACAGGAAGGAATTTTAGCAGGATCGTCCACCGGGACGCTGCTCAGCGCGGCCCTGCGTTACTGCCAGGCGCAAACCACGCCGAAACGGGTGGTGACGTTCGCCTGCGATAGCGGCAACAAATACCTGTCGAAAATGTTCAACGATGACTGGATGCGCCAGCAAGGGTTGCTGAGCCGCCCTTCCAGCGGTGATCTCACGGATTTTATCGCCCTGCGCCACGACGAAGGAGCAACCGTCACCGCTGCGCCAGAGGATAGCCTCGCCGCCGTGCTGGCGCGCATGCGTCTGTACGATATTTCGCAACTGCCGGTGCTGGAAAACGGCCAGGTGGTGGGGATTGTCGACGAATGGGATCTGATAAGCCACGTGCGCGGCGACAGTGCGCGTTTCGCGTTGCCGGTAAAAGCGGCGATGACCCGCAACGTGGAAATCCTCGATAAATACGCGCCGGAAAGCGCGCTGTACGCCATTTTTGATCGCGGCCTGGTGGCGGTGATCGCCGACAACGGCCGCTTTATCGGCCTGATAACCCGCAGCGATGTACTGACCACCTGGCGCAACCGTCTTGAACAATAA
- a CDS encoding methionine ABC transporter ATP-binding protein: MIVLRNISKIFDQGKASITAVDSVNLTVEQGQIYGIIGYSGAGKSTLIRLLNGLEKPTSGSVVINGQDIAAARGETLRQARLKISMVFQHFNLLWSRTVSENIAFSMQIAGAPKAQINARVAELIELVGLKGREKAYPSQLSGGQKQRVGIARALANNPDVLLCDEATSALDPQTTDQILDLLLDINRRFKLTIVLITHEMHVVRKICDRVAVMENGKVVEEGDVLSVFTHPQQPITKQFVRQVSQYKEEEAFNPELNSELDGTVIKLTFTGHSTHQPIVGELTLRYGLPFNILHGKMSQTAHGVFGQLWVNVKATPEQLNNILADLSKTDIESEVVTHG, encoded by the coding sequence ATGATCGTCCTCAGGAATATCTCCAAGATTTTCGACCAGGGAAAGGCATCGATTACCGCCGTCGACAGCGTCAATCTGACGGTTGAGCAGGGGCAGATTTACGGCATTATCGGCTACAGCGGCGCCGGGAAAAGTACGTTGATTCGCTTGCTGAATGGGCTGGAAAAACCCACTTCCGGCAGCGTGGTGATTAATGGCCAGGACATCGCCGCCGCGCGCGGGGAAACGTTGCGCCAGGCACGGCTGAAGATCAGCATGGTCTTTCAGCACTTCAATTTATTGTGGTCGCGCACGGTGAGCGAAAACATCGCGTTTTCGATGCAAATTGCCGGTGCGCCAAAAGCGCAGATTAACGCCCGCGTAGCGGAACTGATTGAGCTGGTGGGGCTGAAAGGGCGCGAAAAGGCTTACCCGTCGCAGCTGAGTGGCGGGCAGAAACAGCGTGTTGGCATTGCCCGCGCGCTGGCGAATAACCCGGATGTGCTGCTGTGCGATGAAGCCACCTCGGCGCTGGATCCGCAAACCACCGATCAGATCCTCGATTTGCTGCTCGATATTAATCGCCGTTTCAAACTGACCATTGTGTTGATCACCCATGAAATGCATGTGGTACGCAAGATTTGCGACCGCGTGGCGGTGATGGAGAACGGCAAAGTGGTGGAGGAGGGCGATGTGCTGAGCGTCTTTACCCATCCGCAGCAACCGATCACCAAACAGTTTGTGCGCCAGGTGAGCCAGTATAAAGAAGAAGAGGCGTTCAACCCGGAGCTGAACAGCGAGCTGGACGGTACGGTTATTAAATTGACCTTTACCGGCCACAGCACGCACCAGCCGATCGTCGGCGAACTGACGTTGCGCTATGGCCTGCCGTTTAACATTTTGCACGGCAAGATGTCGCAAACCGCGCACGGCGTATTTGGACAATTATGGGTGAACGTGAAGGCGACCCCGGAACAACTGAACAATATCCTTGCAGACCTGAGCAAAACGGATATTGAAAGCGAGGTCGTGACACATGGCTGA
- a CDS encoding methionine ABC transporter permease: protein MADSLFPHLKWAQLWAATQETLYMTALSGAATFVLGIVLGLALFLTSRGGLFQNRTLYSVISIVVNVFRSIPFIILIVLLIPFTKTLVGTILGANAALPALIVGAAPFYARLVEIALREVDKGVIEATRSMGARLSTLVFRVLLPESSPALVSGITVTLIALVSYSAMAGVIGAGGLGNLAYLEGFQRNHNDVTLVATVTILIIVFIIQFCGDVITSLLDKR, encoded by the coding sequence ATGGCTGATTCCCTCTTTCCGCACCTGAAATGGGCGCAACTCTGGGCGGCAACGCAAGAGACACTGTATATGACAGCGCTGTCGGGCGCGGCGACCTTTGTTCTGGGGATTGTGCTCGGTCTGGCGCTGTTTCTTACCTCGCGCGGCGGCCTTTTCCAGAACCGTACGTTGTACAGCGTGATTTCGATTGTGGTGAACGTCTTCCGTTCTATTCCGTTCATCATTTTGATTGTGCTGCTGATCCCGTTTACCAAAACCCTTGTTGGCACCATTCTTGGCGCAAACGCCGCGCTGCCTGCGCTAATCGTCGGTGCAGCGCCGTTTTATGCGCGGCTGGTCGAGATTGCGCTGCGCGAAGTGGATAAAGGGGTGATTGAGGCGACGCGTTCGATGGGCGCGCGGTTGAGCACACTGGTATTTCGGGTGTTACTGCCCGAATCATCACCCGCGCTGGTGTCCGGCATTACCGTGACGTTGATTGCGCTGGTGAGCTACAGCGCCATGGCCGGGGTTATCGGCGCTGGCGGGTTGGGCAATCTTGCTTATCTGGAAGGATTCCAGCGGAACCATAACGACGTCACGCTGGTGGCGACGGTGACTATTCTTATCATCGTCTTCATTATCCAGTTCTGCGGCGACGTCATTACTTCTCTGTTAGATAAACGATAA
- a CDS encoding MetQ/NlpA family ABC transporter substrate-binding protein → MKKTLTLIAAATLSVLSFSSWADTLTVGASNVPHAEILEQAKPILAKQGIDLEIKPFQDYILPNTALASRELDANYFQHIPYLNSVIKDHAGDKTYDFVSAGAIHIEPIGIYSKKYKSLKDLPQGGKIIMRDAVSEEGRILSIFEKEGVIKLKPGIDKVTARIDDIVDNPKKLQFLPNVEAALLPQMYNNDEGDAVVINANYAIDAGLDPVHDPIAVESGENNPYANIITVHRGDEKKKDIVALVNVLHSKEIQDWIRTKYKGAVIPVNN, encoded by the coding sequence ATGAAAAAAACACTGACACTGATTGCCGCAGCCACCCTCAGCGTGCTGAGCTTCTCCTCCTGGGCGGATACGCTGACCGTGGGCGCGTCAAACGTGCCGCACGCCGAAATCCTTGAGCAGGCGAAACCGATTCTGGCGAAACAGGGAATTGATCTGGAAATTAAACCGTTCCAGGACTACATCCTGCCGAACACGGCGCTGGCCAGCCGTGAACTGGATGCCAACTACTTCCAGCACATTCCGTATCTGAATAGCGTTATCAAAGACCACGCGGGCGACAAAACCTATGATTTCGTCAGCGCAGGCGCCATTCATATTGAGCCGATTGGTATTTACTCCAAAAAATACAAATCGCTGAAAGATCTGCCACAGGGCGGCAAAATCATCATGCGTGATGCGGTATCTGAAGAGGGGCGCATTCTCTCTATCTTCGAAAAAGAGGGCGTGATCAAGCTGAAACCGGGCATCGACAAAGTGACGGCGCGTATCGATGACATCGTTGATAACCCGAAAAAACTGCAGTTCCTGCCGAACGTGGAAGCGGCGCTGCTGCCGCAGATGTACAACAACGATGAAGGCGATGCCGTGGTGATCAACGCCAACTACGCAATTGATGCCGGTCTGGATCCGGTTCACGATCCGATCGCGGTGGAAAGCGGTGAAAACAACCCGTATGCCAACATCATCACTGTGCACCGTGGCGACGAGAAGAAAAAAGATATCGTGGCGCTGGTGAACGTGCTGCACTCCAAAGAGATTCAGGACTGGATCCGCACCAAATATAAAGGCGCGGTGATCCCGGTTAACAACTGA